The proteins below are encoded in one region of Peribacillus muralis:
- a CDS encoding sporulation YhaL family protein gives MPIWIWFVFIGIIVSAVMSIWTARQERLIDDAWIEKEGQKYIERMEEERERRKKDINQGA, from the coding sequence ATGCCGATTTGGATCTGGTTCGTGTTTATTGGAATTATTGTCAGTGCAGTCATGTCAATCTGGACAGCAAGGCAGGAGCGGCTTATAGATGATGCTTGGATAGAGAAGGAAGGTCAGAAGTACATTGAACGTATGGAAGAAGAGCGTGAGAGGCGTAAAAAGGATATAAATCAGGGAGCATAG